A region of Streptomyces sp. WMMC500 DNA encodes the following proteins:
- a CDS encoding ATP-binding protein, whose product MPDTASEPARRAARRPRWTVRLRLTLLYGALFLASGAALLALTYALVARGDAAKGVLVTVGSEPAGGQGDPDIRHVANERHEAALQALLAQSGIALALMTAASVGLGWVMAGRVLRPVRVMAGRARRISEHNLHARLAVTGPDDELKDLGDTFDGLLSRLDAAFEAQRRFVANASHELRTPLTLQRAMVEVALSRPGADAASLRAVCERVVAAGEEQERLIEALLTLAGGQSGLMAAEPVDLARVARYVLHDRRPAAPGELDLHSSLRPAVTSGDGRLIARLAGNLVENALRYTPAGGWVRVSTGVGEAGYPLLRVVNSGPRIPAERIPGLYEPFQRLQPRAAGGGHGLGLSIVGAVAAAHRAEVTTVPGPEGGLAVTVEFPPPDPPDQPDPPDSPGPPDR is encoded by the coding sequence ATGCCGGATACCGCATCTGAGCCCGCCCGCCGCGCCGCCCGCCGGCCCCGCTGGACCGTGCGGCTGCGGCTGACGCTGCTGTACGGCGCGCTGTTCCTGGCCTCCGGCGCCGCGCTGCTCGCCCTCACCTACGCGCTCGTCGCCCGCGGCGACGCCGCCAAGGGCGTCCTCGTCACGGTCGGCTCCGAGCCGGCCGGCGGCCAGGGCGACCCGGACATCCGGCACGTGGCCAACGAGCGCCACGAGGCCGCGCTGCAGGCCCTGCTCGCGCAGTCCGGCATCGCGCTCGCCCTCATGACCGCCGCCTCCGTCGGCCTGGGCTGGGTGATGGCCGGGCGGGTGCTTCGGCCGGTACGGGTCATGGCGGGCCGGGCCCGGCGGATCTCCGAGCACAACCTGCACGCGCGGCTGGCCGTCACGGGTCCCGACGACGAGCTGAAGGACCTCGGCGACACCTTCGACGGGCTGCTGTCCCGCCTGGACGCCGCGTTCGAGGCGCAGCGCCGGTTCGTCGCCAACGCCTCCCACGAGCTGCGCACGCCGCTGACGCTGCAGCGCGCGATGGTCGAGGTGGCGCTCTCCCGCCCGGGCGCGGACGCGGCGTCGCTGCGTGCCGTGTGCGAGCGGGTCGTCGCGGCGGGGGAGGAGCAGGAGCGGCTGATCGAGGCACTGCTGACGCTGGCCGGCGGGCAGAGCGGGCTGATGGCCGCCGAGCCCGTCGACCTCGCCCGCGTCGCCCGGTACGTGCTGCACGACCGCCGCCCCGCCGCGCCCGGCGAGCTGGACCTGCACTCCTCGCTGCGCCCCGCGGTCACCTCGGGCGACGGGCGGCTCATCGCGCGGCTCGCGGGCAACCTGGTGGAGAACGCGCTGCGTTACACGCCCGCGGGCGGCTGGGTGCGGGTGAGCACGGGCGTCGGGGAGGCGGGCTACCCGTTGCTGCGGGTGGTCAACAGCGGCCCGCGGATCCCCGCGGAGCGCATCCCCGGTCTGTACGAGCCGTTCCAGCGGCTGCAGCCGCGGGCCGCCGGCGGCGGCCACGGTCTGGGGTTGTCCATCGTCGGCGCCGTCGCCGCCGCGCACCGCGCGGAGGTGACCACCGTGCCGGGTCCGGAGGGCGGGCTCGCGGTCACGGTGGAGTTCCCGCCACCGGACCCGCCCGACCAGCCGGACCCGCCCGACTCGCCCGGCCCGCCGGACCGGTGA
- a CDS encoding ABC transporter ATP-binding protein, with protein MTVPSPPVVELTGVTKSYGDVAALRSADVVIRRGELLAVVGPSGSGKSTMLNIMGTLDRPSAGTVRIDGHDVDRLGDRELSALRAGTIGFVFQQFHLAPGVAALDNVADGLLYSGRTRAERRRLAERAMRRVGLGHRLYHEPHQLSGGEKQRVAIARAVLGDPPLLLADEPTGALDSRSGAVVMELLHQLHEAGTTVVVITHDRDIAASLPREVRLKDGGIEHDSASGTALPAARISEGALR; from the coding sequence GTGACCGTCCCGTCCCCTCCGGTGGTCGAGCTGACCGGGGTCACCAAGTCCTACGGGGACGTCGCCGCGCTCCGTTCCGCCGACGTCGTCATCCGGCGCGGCGAACTGCTCGCGGTCGTCGGCCCGTCCGGTTCCGGCAAGTCCACCATGCTCAACATCATGGGGACGCTCGACCGCCCCTCCGCGGGCACCGTCCGCATCGACGGCCACGACGTCGACCGGCTCGGCGACCGCGAGCTGTCGGCCCTGCGGGCGGGCACCATCGGCTTCGTCTTCCAGCAGTTCCATCTCGCCCCGGGCGTCGCCGCGCTGGACAACGTAGCCGACGGCCTGCTCTACAGCGGCCGGACCCGCGCGGAGCGGCGCCGCCTCGCCGAGCGGGCCATGCGCCGCGTCGGGCTGGGCCACCGCCTGTACCACGAGCCGCACCAGCTCTCCGGCGGCGAGAAACAGCGCGTCGCCATCGCGCGCGCGGTCCTCGGCGACCCGCCCCTGCTGCTCGCCGACGAGCCCACCGGCGCGCTCGACTCCCGCTCCGGGGCGGTCGTGATGGAGCTGCTGCACCAGCTCCACGAGGCCGGCACCACCGTCGTCGTCATCACCCACGACCGCGACATCGCCGCCTCCCTCCCTCGCGAGGTCCGCCTCAAGGACGGCGGCATCGAGCACGACTCCGCCTCGGGCACGGCCCTCCCGGCGGCACGGATCTCCGAGGGGGCCCTGCGATGA
- a CDS encoding RNA polymerase sigma-70 factor, which produces MEIAAEFERYRPVLLGLAYRLLGSMWDAEDVVQEAWLRWEHTDQDAVREPHAFLTTVVSRLALDQLRSARVTREAYRGPWLPEPVLTDDLGPLETVELKDTVSYATVHLMERLTPPERAVFVLREAFRMPYGEIAEAVGVSPANARQLHHRARGRIAAGAERFKPSAGEHERLLTRFLDAARGGDFGALTELLSEDVVAWSDGGGKVRAARRPVVGRANVAAFLRGLVTRYGPLPDARLIDANGAPALWISMAGADQVVSLDVRDGRIHGIYTVLNPDKLRRVRAALADDA; this is translated from the coding sequence ATGGAGATCGCCGCCGAGTTCGAGCGGTACCGGCCGGTGCTGCTCGGCCTCGCCTACCGGCTGCTCGGCAGCATGTGGGACGCCGAGGACGTCGTGCAGGAGGCATGGCTGCGCTGGGAGCACACGGACCAGGACGCGGTCCGCGAGCCGCACGCGTTCCTGACCACCGTCGTCTCCCGGCTCGCACTCGACCAGTTGCGCTCCGCCCGGGTCACGCGCGAGGCGTACCGGGGGCCGTGGCTGCCGGAGCCGGTGCTCACCGACGACCTCGGGCCGCTGGAGACCGTGGAGCTGAAGGACACCGTCTCGTACGCCACCGTGCACCTGATGGAGCGGCTGACGCCGCCGGAGCGGGCGGTGTTCGTGCTGCGGGAGGCGTTCCGGATGCCGTACGGGGAGATCGCGGAGGCGGTGGGGGTGAGCCCCGCGAACGCCCGGCAACTGCACCACCGGGCCCGGGGGCGGATCGCCGCCGGGGCGGAGCGCTTCAAGCCGTCCGCCGGGGAGCACGAGCGGCTGCTGACCCGGTTCCTCGACGCCGCGCGGGGCGGGGACTTCGGCGCGCTGACGGAGCTGCTGAGCGAGGACGTCGTGGCGTGGAGCGACGGCGGCGGCAAGGTCCGCGCGGCGCGGCGGCCCGTGGTGGGGCGGGCGAACGTGGCGGCCTTCCTGCGCGGGCTCGTCACCCGCTACGGCCCGCTGCCGGACGCGCGCCTCATCGACGCCAACGGCGCGCCGGCGCTGTGGATCAGCATGGCCGGCGCGGACCAGGTAGTGAGTCTGGACGTCCGCGACGGGCGGATCCACGGGATCTACACGGTGCTCAATCCGGACAAACTCCGGCGGGTGCGCGCGGCACTGGCCGACGACGCGTGA
- a CDS encoding ABC transporter permease — translation MTAPHATAETGRAQPPVPPPTPPKPARMTPADVLRVGGSGLRSRPMRVFLSALGIAIGIAAMIGVVGISTSSTEDLDRRLNALGTNLLTVTPGQSFTGAEAGLPEESVAMIGAIPEVENVSAVGRLDANVFRNDRIPEEQTGGLSVSAARVDLPESVGLRITDGRWLNGATSRYPAVVLGPKAAEQLGIYAAGPDSQVWLGGRWFTVVGLTAYNELVPELDSAALVGWDVAEDVLDFAGSPTTIYTRSEESAVARVQSVLGATANPENPNEATVSRPSDALAAKEATDETLSGLLLGLGGVALIVGGVGVANTMVISVLERRSEIGLRRSLGATRGQIRSQFLCEALLLSGLGGLGGVVLGIGVTVGYATSQDWATVVPVWAMAGGIGATLLIGGLAGFYPAVRAARLPPTEALATT, via the coding sequence ATGACCGCGCCGCACGCGACGGCGGAGACCGGCCGCGCGCAGCCGCCCGTACCGCCGCCCACGCCGCCGAAGCCCGCCCGGATGACCCCGGCGGACGTGCTGCGGGTCGGTGGCTCGGGGCTGCGCTCGCGGCCGATGCGGGTGTTCCTCTCCGCGCTCGGCATCGCCATCGGCATCGCCGCGATGATCGGCGTCGTCGGCATCTCCACCTCCTCGACGGAGGACCTGGACCGCCGGCTGAACGCGCTGGGCACCAACCTGCTCACCGTCACCCCCGGGCAGTCGTTCACGGGCGCCGAGGCCGGCCTGCCGGAGGAGTCCGTGGCCATGATCGGGGCCATCCCCGAGGTCGAGAACGTCTCCGCCGTCGGACGCCTCGACGCGAACGTCTTCCGCAACGACCGGATCCCCGAAGAGCAGACCGGCGGACTCAGCGTCAGCGCGGCCCGCGTCGACCTGCCCGAGTCCGTCGGGCTGCGGATCACCGACGGCCGCTGGCTGAACGGCGCGACCAGCCGCTACCCCGCGGTGGTCCTCGGCCCCAAGGCCGCCGAGCAGCTCGGCATCTACGCGGCGGGGCCCGACTCGCAGGTGTGGCTTGGCGGCAGGTGGTTCACGGTCGTGGGCCTCACGGCGTACAACGAGCTGGTGCCCGAGCTGGACTCGGCCGCGCTGGTCGGCTGGGACGTCGCCGAGGACGTGCTGGACTTCGCCGGCAGCCCCACGACGATCTACACGCGCAGCGAGGAGTCCGCCGTCGCTCGGGTGCAGTCCGTCCTCGGCGCCACCGCCAACCCGGAGAACCCCAACGAGGCCACCGTCTCGCGCCCCTCCGACGCCCTGGCGGCGAAGGAGGCCACCGACGAGACGCTCAGCGGCCTGCTGCTGGGGCTGGGCGGGGTGGCGCTGATCGTCGGCGGGGTGGGCGTGGCCAACACCATGGTCATCTCCGTCCTCGAACGCCGCTCCGAGATCGGCCTGCGGCGCTCGCTGGGCGCCACCCGCGGCCAGATCCGCAGCCAGTTCCTCTGCGAGGCGCTGCTGCTGTCCGGGCTCGGCGGCCTCGGCGGCGTGGTCCTGGGCATCGGCGTGACCGTCGGCTACGCCACGTCCCAGGACTGGGCGACGGTGGTGCCGGTGTGGGCGATGGCCGGCGGCATCGGCGCGACGCTCCTCATCGGCGGACTCGCCGGGTTCTACCCGGCGGTGCGGGCCGCCCGGCTGCCTCCCACCGAGGCGCTGGCCACCACCTGA
- a CDS encoding peptidoglycan-binding domain-containing protein, whose translation MTSREETEELSRRQRPPGALDVRSPGPLTAAGDSEDDRPEADGPGELTAAAPPVDGDGPASGTGTGRRRRRVRMALIVVIAIGVAAAAGLAATGALGGEDTEEPAAGPSGPAATARVERTTLTGSETVDGTLGYGDVSTVQAIAPAGGGTDPGGGTGQPGRTAGSAAEAGGGAADTGAGIVTWTPNEGTTISRGETVYGVDGAKIPLFYGDTPLYRTLSDGSEGGDVELLERNLAELGYTGFTVDETYSPDTADAVSDWQEDMGREPTGVVEAGDAVTAEGARRVAALQTWPGAQAEGAVLDWTGTERVVSVELDAQFEELVRVGTEAEVELPNGTTVDGRVTDIGTPPAATGSGAGSDGAAAEGEEDQESTLPLRLAVGKQDELGRYQAAPVDVVLGAETRENVLAVPVNALVARQGGGYAVQKVSAAGGTESVPVELGMFADGLVEVSGDGIEAGMSVGVPQ comes from the coding sequence GTGACCAGCCGTGAGGAGACGGAAGAGCTCAGCCGGCGGCAACGGCCGCCCGGCGCACTGGACGTCCGCTCGCCCGGGCCGCTCACCGCGGCGGGCGACAGCGAGGATGACCGCCCCGAGGCGGACGGGCCCGGCGAACTCACCGCCGCCGCCCCGCCGGTGGACGGCGATGGCCCGGCGAGCGGCACCGGAACGGGGCGGCGGCGCCGCAGGGTGCGGATGGCGCTGATCGTGGTGATCGCGATCGGTGTCGCCGCGGCGGCGGGGCTCGCCGCCACCGGCGCCCTCGGCGGCGAGGACACCGAGGAGCCCGCCGCCGGCCCGTCCGGCCCGGCCGCGACTGCCCGGGTGGAGCGGACGACGCTCACCGGCAGCGAGACCGTGGACGGCACCCTGGGCTACGGCGACGTGTCCACCGTCCAGGCCATCGCCCCGGCGGGCGGCGGCACGGACCCCGGTGGCGGTACCGGACAGCCGGGGCGAACCGCCGGATCCGCGGCGGAAGCCGGCGGCGGCGCCGCGGACACGGGCGCCGGCATCGTCACCTGGACGCCCAACGAGGGCACCACGATCAGCCGCGGCGAGACCGTGTACGGCGTGGACGGCGCGAAGATCCCGCTGTTCTACGGGGACACCCCGCTGTACCGCACGCTGTCGGACGGCAGCGAGGGCGGAGACGTCGAGCTTCTCGAACGCAACCTCGCCGAGCTCGGCTACACGGGGTTCACCGTCGACGAGACGTACAGCCCCGACACGGCGGACGCCGTGTCCGACTGGCAGGAGGACATGGGCCGCGAGCCGACCGGCGTCGTCGAGGCCGGCGACGCCGTGACCGCCGAGGGCGCCCGGCGCGTCGCCGCGCTGCAGACCTGGCCCGGTGCCCAGGCCGAGGGAGCGGTCCTCGACTGGACCGGCACCGAGCGGGTCGTCTCCGTGGAGCTGGACGCGCAGTTCGAGGAGCTCGTACGGGTCGGCACCGAAGCCGAGGTCGAACTGCCCAACGGGACCACCGTGGACGGCAGGGTGACCGACATCGGCACCCCGCCCGCCGCCACGGGCTCCGGCGCCGGCTCCGACGGCGCCGCGGCCGAGGGCGAGGAGGACCAGGAGTCCACCCTGCCCCTGCGGTTGGCGGTCGGGAAGCAGGACGAGCTCGGCCGTTACCAGGCCGCACCCGTCGACGTGGTGCTCGGGGCGGAGACCCGCGAGAACGTGCTCGCGGTGCCCGTGAACGCGCTCGTCGCCCGGCAGGGCGGCGGCTACGCGGTGCAGAAGGTGTCCGCGGCCGGCGGCACCGAGTCCGTGCCCGTCGAACTGGGCATGTTCGCCGACGGGCTGGTCGAGGTCAGCGGCGACGGCATCGAAGCCGGCATGTCCGTGGGGGTTCCGCAGTGA
- a CDS encoding response regulator transcription factor, with the protein MRVLIVEDHRELARTVATGLRQDGMDTDLAYDGREAVDRASTRAYDVIVLDRDLPGLHGDEVCRALTRHGSSTRVLMLTASATVADRVDGLGLGADDYLTKPFAFAELIARIRALGRRPPNAVPPVLTHGDLTLVPAQQLASRGGRRLGLSRKELAVLELLLSARGAVVSAEELLERAWDGATDPFTNAVKVTVSRLRRKLGDPPVIETVPHAGYRI; encoded by the coding sequence ATGCGTGTGCTCATCGTGGAGGATCACCGGGAGCTGGCCCGGACCGTCGCCACCGGACTGCGCCAGGACGGCATGGACACGGACCTCGCGTACGACGGCCGGGAGGCGGTCGACCGCGCCTCGACCCGCGCGTACGACGTGATCGTTTTGGACCGCGACCTGCCGGGGCTGCACGGCGACGAGGTGTGCCGCGCGCTGACCAGGCACGGCAGCAGCACCCGGGTGCTGATGCTCACCGCCTCCGCCACCGTCGCCGACCGCGTCGACGGCCTCGGCCTCGGCGCCGACGACTACCTGACCAAGCCCTTCGCGTTCGCCGAACTGATCGCCCGCATCCGCGCGCTCGGCCGCCGCCCGCCGAACGCCGTGCCACCGGTCCTCACCCACGGCGACCTGACCCTCGTCCCCGCGCAGCAGCTCGCCAGCCGCGGCGGCCGGCGGCTCGGCCTGTCGCGCAAGGAACTCGCGGTGCTGGAGCTGCTGTTGTCCGCGCGGGGCGCCGTGGTCTCCGCCGAGGAACTCCTCGAACGGGCCTGGGACGGCGCGACGGACCCGTTCACGAACGCCGTGAAGGTCACCGTCAGCAGGCTGCGCCGCAAGCTCGGCGACCCGCCGGTGATCGAGACCGTTCCCCATGCCGGATACCGCATCTGA
- a CDS encoding hydrophobic protein: protein MLPILLVLLLALLLFGAGFAVKVLWWIAVAVLVLWLLGFVMRTTPAGGGRRSRWYRW from the coding sequence ATGCTTCCCATCTTGCTGGTACTTCTGCTGGCGCTTCTTCTGTTCGGCGCCGGCTTCGCGGTCAAGGTCCTGTGGTGGATCGCGGTGGCCGTGCTCGTGCTGTGGCTGCTGGGCTTCGTGATGCGGACCACGCCCGCGGGCGGCGGCCGGCGCTCCCGCTGGTACCGCTGGTAG
- a CDS encoding phytanoyl-CoA dioxygenase family protein produces MRETTPAIETRGDDVVTSLFSHQQIEHFRAFGYVVLRGLLTDEETGRLTAEVTGSLTDAYGGLGTDTDPYDEGGIRGDYLPLAADRTPFSQSLIADDPRLFQGSAELCGRMTVPTVPSAVCFTTNAGWHTDIGPDVPGVTFLAHLEPRTARTGALRVVPGSHDPAYARRLAAYRGLDPANQGFPGWPMPETVLATEPGDVLAFDVHLLHRSVGGGRRPAWRTEYLAWPGLGDAEGMRVVRELLAEDAYEDAEFDRARWPEWAEWAAGAAGIASRQTALDRLRLLGVVPEARAAAQAPAGS; encoded by the coding sequence ATGCGCGAGACGACACCCGCCATCGAGACGAGAGGAGACGACGTCGTGACGTCGTTGTTCAGCCACCAACAGATCGAGCACTTCCGCGCCTTCGGGTACGTGGTGCTGCGCGGCCTGCTCACGGACGAGGAGACCGGCCGGCTCACCGCCGAGGTGACCGGCAGCCTCACCGACGCCTACGGCGGCCTCGGCACCGACACCGACCCGTACGACGAGGGCGGCATCCGCGGCGACTACCTGCCGCTGGCCGCCGACCGGACGCCCTTCAGCCAGTCGCTGATCGCCGACGACCCGCGGCTGTTCCAGGGCTCCGCGGAACTGTGCGGGCGGATGACCGTGCCCACGGTGCCCAGCGCGGTCTGCTTCACCACCAACGCCGGCTGGCACACGGACATCGGCCCCGACGTGCCCGGGGTGACGTTCCTGGCGCATCTGGAGCCCCGCACCGCGCGCACCGGCGCGCTGCGGGTGGTGCCCGGGTCGCACGACCCCGCGTACGCCAGGAGACTGGCCGCGTACCGCGGTCTCGACCCCGCCAACCAGGGGTTCCCCGGCTGGCCGATGCCCGAGACCGTGCTGGCCACGGAGCCGGGTGACGTGCTGGCGTTCGACGTCCACCTGCTGCACCGCTCCGTGGGCGGCGGGCGGCGGCCGGCGTGGCGCACCGAATATCTGGCGTGGCCCGGGCTCGGCGACGCCGAGGGCATGCGCGTGGTCCGGGAGTTGCTCGCCGAGGACGCGTACGAGGACGCGGAGTTCGACCGCGCACGCTGGCCGGAGTGGGCGGAGTGGGCGGCCGGGGCCGCGGGGATCGCCTCGCGGCAGACGGCGCTCGACCGGCTGCGGCTGCTGGGTGTCGTACCCGAGGCCCGTGCCGCCGCTCAGGCGCCGGCCGGGTCCTGA